The following are encoded together in the Hoplias malabaricus isolate fHopMal1 chromosome 3, fHopMal1.hap1, whole genome shotgun sequence genome:
- the rab11fip4b gene encoding rab11 family-interacting protein 4B isoform X2 → MSVCEDESDRDSAVESAAGSELSDGGRGGGEREETLPRLYLPGDKSEELSMNPRVTSDLSARSSASLNEEQFEDYGEGEDEYSSISPEDDRRTNGFSDMGSSGQSSAGQTPRKVRQVNGDQTELYCSHCCKKFTQLNELENRLRNIKTHSPGRKISSTAFGRQLLHHSNLSSSNGSTEDLFRDSIDSSDTDISEKVSQLEKKLCELENECLTNGDVKSRLKQENTQLVHRVHELEELLKEQEARAEVMMEAELRRHREAFSKLERDKDTQIELLTNRVQQLELENSEMLLNVNKLKTQTEKLDEEKQRMTDKLEDTSLRLKDEMDLYRKMMDKLRQNRNDYLREKEAMQELIEDLRKELEHLQVFKLEAERMGRGRSSSVSQSEISTRTRESELEQEVKRLKQENQKLREQNEELNGQILSLSLHEAKNLFATQTKAQSLAAEIDNASRDQLMEALKEQEEINLRLRQYMDKIILSILDHNPSILEIKT, encoded by the exons atgtctgtgtgtgaggatgAGTCGGACCGGGACAGTGCAGTGGAGAGTGCTGCAGGGTCTGAGCTCTCggatggaggaagaggaggtggagagagagaggagacactGCCGAGACTCTACTTACCTGGAGACAA GTCTGAGGAGTTGAGTATGAACCCCCGCGTGACCTCTGACCTCTCGGCCCGGTCGTCCGCCTCGCTGAACGAGGAGCAGTTTGAGGATTACGGGGAGGGAGAGGACGAGTACAGCTCCATCAGCCCTGAGGACGACAGGCGCACCAACGGCTTCTCCGACATGGGCTCCTCCGGGCaatccag TGCTGGTCAGACTCCAAGGAAGGTGCGGCAGGTGAACGGGGATCAGACGGAGCTGTACTGTTCACACTGCTGCAAAAAATTCACTCAGCTCAATGAGCTCGAGAACAGACTCCGAAACATCAAAacacacag CCCCGGCAGAAAAATCTCCAGCACAGCCTTTGGCAG gcaGCTCCTTCATCACAGTAATCTCAGCAGCAGTAACGGCAGCACGGAGGATCTGTTCAGAGACAGCATCGATTCCTCGGATACTGACATCTCAGAGAAg GTGAGTCAGCTGGAGAAGAAGTTGTGTGAGCTGGAGAATGAGTGTTTAACGAATGGAGATGTGAAATCCAGACTCaaacaggagaacacacagctAGTGCAcag ggttcATGAGTTGGAGGAGCTGCTGAAGGAGCAGGAGGCTCGAGCAGAGGTCATGATGGAAGCAGAGCTTCGGAGACACAGAGAAGCATTCAGCAAACtggagagagacaaagacacacagatagagctGCTCACCAaccg GGTCCAGCAGCTGGAGCTGGAGAACTCTGAGATGCTGCTGAATGTGAATAAGCTGAAGACTCAGACGGAGAAACTGGACGAG gagaagCAGCGAATGACGGATAAACTGGAGGACACCAGTCTCCGGCTGAAAGATGAGATGGATCTGTACCGGAAGATGATGGACAAACTGAGGCAGAACAGAAACGACTACCTCAGAGAGAAGGAGGCCATGCAGGAG ctgatTGAGGACCTTAGGAAGGAACTGGAGCACCTGCAGGTGTTTAAGTTGGAAGCAGAAAGAATGGGGCGGGGCCGGAGTTCATCCGTCAGCCAATCGGAGATTAGCACACGTACACGAGAGAGTGAACTGGAGCAGGAGGTGAAGAGACTCAAACAG GAGAATCAGAAGCTCCGAGAGCAGAACGAGGAGTTAAACGGACAGATCCTCAGTCTGAGTCTTCACGAAGCTAAGAACCTGTTTGCCACGCAAACTAAAGCACAGTCTCTCGCTGCAGAGATAGACAACGCTTCCCGAGACCAG TTGATGGAGGCCCTGAAGGAACAGGAGGAAATAAACCTGCGTCTCAGGCAGTACATGGATAAAATCATTTTATCGATCCTGGACCACAATCCGTCCATCCTGGAAATCAAAACCTAG
- the rab11fip4b gene encoding rab11 family-interacting protein 4B isoform X1: MSVCEDESDRDSAVESAAGSELSDGGRGGGEREETLPRLYLPGDKSEELSMNPRVTSDLSARSSASLNEEQFEDYGEGEDEYSSISPEDDRRTNGFSDMGSSGQSSAGQTPRKVRQVNGDQTELYCSHCCKKFTQLNELENRLRNIKTHSPGRKISSTAFGRQLLHHSNLSSSNGSTEDLFRDSIDSSDTDISEKVSQLEKKLCELENECLTNGDVKSRLKQENTQLVHRVHELEELLKEQEARAEVMMEAELRRHREAFSKLERDKDTQIELLTNRVQQLELENSEMLLNVNKLKTQTEKLDEEKQRMTDKLEDTSLRLKDEMDLYRKMMDKLRQNRNDYLREKEAMQELIEDLRKELEHLQVFKLEAERMGRGRSSSVSQSEISTRTRESELEQEVKRLKQRFASQDLTPDLQQRVCVSTRLCLSLVENQKLREQNEELNGQILSLSLHEAKNLFATQTKAQSLAAEIDNASRDQLMEALKEQEEINLRLRQYMDKIILSILDHNPSILEIKT, from the exons atgtctgtgtgtgaggatgAGTCGGACCGGGACAGTGCAGTGGAGAGTGCTGCAGGGTCTGAGCTCTCggatggaggaagaggaggtggagagagagaggagacactGCCGAGACTCTACTTACCTGGAGACAA GTCTGAGGAGTTGAGTATGAACCCCCGCGTGACCTCTGACCTCTCGGCCCGGTCGTCCGCCTCGCTGAACGAGGAGCAGTTTGAGGATTACGGGGAGGGAGAGGACGAGTACAGCTCCATCAGCCCTGAGGACGACAGGCGCACCAACGGCTTCTCCGACATGGGCTCCTCCGGGCaatccag TGCTGGTCAGACTCCAAGGAAGGTGCGGCAGGTGAACGGGGATCAGACGGAGCTGTACTGTTCACACTGCTGCAAAAAATTCACTCAGCTCAATGAGCTCGAGAACAGACTCCGAAACATCAAAacacacag CCCCGGCAGAAAAATCTCCAGCACAGCCTTTGGCAG gcaGCTCCTTCATCACAGTAATCTCAGCAGCAGTAACGGCAGCACGGAGGATCTGTTCAGAGACAGCATCGATTCCTCGGATACTGACATCTCAGAGAAg GTGAGTCAGCTGGAGAAGAAGTTGTGTGAGCTGGAGAATGAGTGTTTAACGAATGGAGATGTGAAATCCAGACTCaaacaggagaacacacagctAGTGCAcag ggttcATGAGTTGGAGGAGCTGCTGAAGGAGCAGGAGGCTCGAGCAGAGGTCATGATGGAAGCAGAGCTTCGGAGACACAGAGAAGCATTCAGCAAACtggagagagacaaagacacacagatagagctGCTCACCAaccg GGTCCAGCAGCTGGAGCTGGAGAACTCTGAGATGCTGCTGAATGTGAATAAGCTGAAGACTCAGACGGAGAAACTGGACGAG gagaagCAGCGAATGACGGATAAACTGGAGGACACCAGTCTCCGGCTGAAAGATGAGATGGATCTGTACCGGAAGATGATGGACAAACTGAGGCAGAACAGAAACGACTACCTCAGAGAGAAGGAGGCCATGCAGGAG ctgatTGAGGACCTTAGGAAGGAACTGGAGCACCTGCAGGTGTTTAAGTTGGAAGCAGAAAGAATGGGGCGGGGCCGGAGTTCATCCGTCAGCCAATCGGAGATTAGCACACGTACACGAGAGAGTGAACTGGAGCAGGAGGTGAAGAGACTCAAACAG cgctTTGCTTCGCAGGACCTTACCCCTGATCTCCagcagcgtgtgtgtgttagcacACGACTCTGTCTCAGTTTGGTG GAGAATCAGAAGCTCCGAGAGCAGAACGAGGAGTTAAACGGACAGATCCTCAGTCTGAGTCTTCACGAAGCTAAGAACCTGTTTGCCACGCAAACTAAAGCACAGTCTCTCGCTGCAGAGATAGACAACGCTTCCCGAGACCAG TTGATGGAGGCCCTGAAGGAACAGGAGGAAATAAACCTGCGTCTCAGGCAGTACATGGATAAAATCATTTTATCGATCCTGGACCACAATCCGTCCATCCTGGAAATCAAAACCTAG